A region from the uncultured Holophaga sp. genome encodes:
- a CDS encoding ABC transporter ATP-binding protein, whose translation MIHFQGLEVRYGAKPALQDLDLELEEGVTGLLGPNGAGKSTLLKAMLGLLAPSAGHGEVLGIPLGSPEAVRLRARVGYMPEYDALIEDASAFEQVAFWGELSGLGAGQARDRAHEVLHFVGLDESRYRLVSGYSTGMRQRVKLAQALVHSPGLLFLDEPTNGLDPEGRSRMLDLVLKVRGQLGASVLLASHLLEDVERCADHLVILDRGRLKASGSMAGLRGRLARRFELRFLEPLLPDQEAALPELGAVLGLRGGVYDVELGEADPAAPFRWAQERGAVLVQLSPRHDRLDEVLLRALQD comes from the coding sequence ATGATCCATTTCCAGGGGCTCGAGGTCCGGTACGGCGCGAAGCCAGCCCTGCAGGACCTGGACCTGGAATTGGAGGAGGGGGTCACTGGACTCCTGGGCCCCAACGGGGCGGGCAAGTCCACCCTGCTCAAGGCAATGCTGGGGCTCCTCGCCCCCAGCGCGGGGCATGGTGAGGTCCTGGGCATCCCCCTGGGCAGTCCGGAGGCGGTGCGCCTGCGCGCCCGGGTGGGCTACATGCCCGAATACGATGCCCTCATCGAGGACGCCTCCGCCTTCGAGCAGGTGGCCTTCTGGGGCGAGCTCTCGGGACTGGGGGCCGGACAGGCCCGGGATCGGGCCCACGAGGTCCTGCACTTCGTGGGGCTGGACGAGTCCCGCTACCGCTTGGTGTCTGGCTACTCCACGGGCATGCGTCAGCGGGTCAAGCTGGCCCAGGCCCTGGTCCACAGCCCAGGGCTCCTCTTCCTGGATGAGCCCACCAACGGCCTGGATCCCGAGGGCCGCTCGCGCATGCTTGACTTGGTCCTCAAGGTCCGGGGGCAGCTGGGGGCCAGTGTCCTTCTGGCCAGCCACCTCCTGGAGGATGTGGAGCGCTGCGCCGACCACCTGGTGATCCTGGATCGGGGGCGGCTGAAGGCCAGTGGGAGCATGGCCGGACTGCGGGGGCGCCTGGCCCGGCGCTTCGAGCTGCGCTTCCTGGAACCCCTGCTGCCCGATCAGGAGGCTGCCCTGCCGGAGCTGGGGGCGGTGCTGGGCTTGCGCGGGGGTGTCTATGATGTGGAATTGGGGGAGGCGGATCCCGCGGCGCCCTTCCGCTGGGCCCAGGAGCGGGGGGCTGTCCTGGTGCAGCTCAGTCCCCGCCACGACCGCCTGGACGAAGTCCTGTTGCGGGCCTTGCAGGACTGA
- a CDS encoding ATP-binding protein codes for MRTSGPSPLHRLLAKAVFVHLFAPLLLLEILTILGLAWTSALSQIQHQSQLTRSLGQLVDNHLSQGERVMATLARVAESATDREMLLFLESTWNAQRSFETLYLLDDRDRVHLVMPWDGRFQGMDLSNLPGVKGTPGTGTCTLSPPYISVRTGEPVVLLIRDVPGRGKLVGELRLGLLQQEVQNIKGRSETDFIFITDQHGTLLSHPDIDRVRERRNLGSLPVLSPTREGRPLLYEYEGSRVLGAATRLEGTGWMVVDQVELARFSRTYLWTLLEILLVSLGVWGLLGWRLKRRLNREVTRPLEALSRMTAALADQTPHPEEEIRHAFQELDQLAQDFQTMVQRLQTRERDLQESEHRYRGLFDRMPVGLFRFDLQGRFVAVNPALVRILDYPDRAVLMATPVGLCLPLEPGMGLSDREFTLQRRDGQEIWVHLQGSFVEDPDSEGHGCFEGSLQDITQRKQAEALLRHSRDELENMVTLRTFQLSEANADLIRAKNAAEQANHSKSLFLANMSHELRTPLNAILLHAELLLEETREAGQSAMAEDLSRIQVAGRQLLGLIDDILDLSKIEAGKMTLFLETVDLPRLLEEVRSTAEPLVARNGNRFGLTLPSDPPVLRTDLKKIRQTLLNLLSNAAKFTERGSITLSVAPGPEGFLDFCVSDTGIGMDAQQLGRIFEEFGQADASTTRNYGGTGLGLTLSRRFAELLGGSLSATSQPGGGSTFTLRLPLETPPPPGT; via the coding sequence ATGCGGACCTCCGGCCCCTCCCCCCTCCACCGCCTCCTGGCGAAGGCGGTGTTCGTCCACCTCTTCGCCCCCCTCCTGCTGCTGGAGATCCTGACCATCCTCGGGCTGGCCTGGACCAGCGCCCTCAGCCAGATCCAGCACCAGTCCCAGCTCACCCGCTCCCTGGGACAGCTGGTGGACAACCACCTCTCCCAGGGGGAACGGGTGATGGCCACCCTCGCCCGGGTGGCGGAGAGCGCCACCGACCGGGAGATGCTCCTCTTCCTGGAGAGCACCTGGAACGCCCAGCGGAGCTTCGAGACCCTCTATCTTCTGGACGACAGGGACAGGGTGCACCTCGTGATGCCCTGGGACGGGCGCTTCCAGGGCATGGACCTCTCCAACCTGCCGGGCGTCAAGGGGACCCCTGGGACAGGGACCTGCACCCTCTCGCCGCCCTACATCTCCGTGCGCACCGGCGAGCCCGTGGTCCTCCTCATCCGGGATGTCCCGGGTCGCGGGAAGCTTGTGGGCGAGCTCCGCCTCGGCCTCCTGCAGCAGGAGGTCCAGAACATCAAGGGGCGCTCCGAAACAGACTTCATCTTCATCACGGACCAGCACGGGACCCTGCTCTCCCACCCCGACATTGACCGGGTGCGGGAGCGCCGCAACCTGGGCTCCCTGCCCGTCCTCTCCCCCACCCGGGAGGGGCGGCCCCTCCTCTATGAATACGAGGGAAGCCGGGTCCTGGGTGCAGCCACACGGCTCGAGGGGACAGGCTGGATGGTGGTGGACCAGGTGGAGCTCGCCCGCTTCAGCCGCACCTACCTCTGGACCCTTCTGGAGATCCTCCTGGTGTCCCTTGGGGTCTGGGGTCTCCTGGGCTGGCGCCTCAAGCGCCGCCTCAACCGGGAGGTCACCCGGCCCCTGGAAGCCCTCAGCCGCATGACGGCAGCCCTGGCGGACCAGACCCCCCACCCGGAGGAAGAGATCCGTCACGCCTTCCAGGAGCTGGACCAGCTGGCCCAGGACTTCCAGACCATGGTGCAGCGCCTGCAGACCCGAGAGAGGGACCTCCAGGAGAGTGAGCATCGCTACCGCGGTCTCTTCGACCGGATGCCCGTAGGCCTCTTCCGCTTCGACCTGCAGGGACGCTTCGTGGCCGTGAACCCGGCCCTGGTGAGGATCCTGGACTACCCCGACCGCGCCGTCCTCATGGCCACCCCGGTGGGCCTCTGTCTTCCCCTGGAGCCCGGAATGGGACTGAGCGACCGGGAGTTCACCCTCCAGCGTCGGGATGGCCAGGAGATCTGGGTCCACCTTCAGGGGAGCTTTGTCGAGGACCCGGATTCGGAGGGACACGGTTGCTTTGAGGGCTCCCTCCAGGACATCACCCAGCGCAAGCAGGCCGAAGCCCTCCTCCGGCACTCCCGGGACGAGCTCGAGAACATGGTGACCCTCCGCACCTTCCAGCTCTCCGAAGCCAATGCGGACCTGATCCGCGCCAAGAATGCGGCTGAGCAGGCCAATCACAGCAAGAGCCTCTTCCTGGCCAACATGAGCCACGAGCTCCGGACACCCCTCAACGCCATCCTCCTGCACGCGGAGCTGCTCCTTGAGGAGACCCGGGAGGCGGGCCAGAGCGCAATGGCCGAAGACCTGTCCCGCATCCAGGTGGCCGGTCGCCAACTCCTGGGTCTCATCGACGACATCCTGGACCTCTCCAAGATCGAAGCGGGCAAGATGACCCTCTTCCTGGAGACCGTGGATCTGCCACGGCTTCTCGAGGAGGTGCGCAGCACCGCCGAGCCCCTGGTCGCCAGGAACGGCAACCGCTTCGGGCTCACCCTCCCCTCGGACCCGCCCGTCCTGCGCACGGACCTGAAGAAGATCCGCCAGACCCTCCTCAACCTCCTGAGCAACGCGGCCAAATTCACTGAGCGGGGCAGCATCACCCTGAGCGTCGCCCCCGGCCCCGAGGGCTTCCTGGATTTCTGCGTGAGCGACACGGGGATCGGCATGGACGCCCAGCAGCTCGGCCGGATCTTCGAGGAATTCGGACAGGCCGACGCCTCCACCACCAGAAACTATGGGGGTACTGGCCTGGGGCTCACCCTCTCCAGGCGCTTCGCCGAACTCCTGGGCGGTAGCCTCAGCGCCACCAGCCAGCCCGGTGGCGGCTCGACCTTCACCCTCAGGCTCCCCCTGGAGACCCCACCCCCCCCTGGAACCTAA
- a CDS encoding ABC transporter ATP-binding protein has product MSLVWLDRASLRYGEILGLSPTSFSLPEGGGITGLLGPNGAGKSSLIQLLCGLLPPSGGTVRVFGEAPFRNPGVLARIGLVPEGDRFPTGLRGLPWLRMMGRLSGLGGAGLERALDRTLDAVGMADLAHKPFSAMSKGMRQRLRLAQALLHEPGFLVLDEPFNGLDPAARLELMAMLRRLASEGCRILVSSHILGEVAQLTDTILLLFRGRLLAEGTVAEIRALLDRHPVELRIGSSDPRGVARWAVAQPGLVGLRLEEGAVVLSVSSPRDFLPALQEAVCAGGLPVGALNPLDMDLDAVFRYLVRDHA; this is encoded by the coding sequence ATGAGTCTGGTGTGGCTGGACCGCGCCTCCCTCCGCTACGGCGAGATCCTGGGGCTCTCCCCCACCTCCTTCAGCCTGCCTGAGGGGGGCGGGATCACGGGGCTCCTGGGTCCCAACGGGGCGGGGAAGTCCTCCCTCATCCAGTTGCTCTGCGGGCTTCTGCCCCCTTCGGGCGGGACGGTACGGGTCTTCGGGGAGGCCCCCTTCCGCAATCCCGGGGTGTTGGCGCGGATCGGCCTGGTGCCTGAGGGGGATCGCTTCCCCACGGGGCTCCGGGGGCTGCCCTGGCTGCGGATGATGGGGCGCCTCTCCGGGCTCGGGGGAGCCGGGTTGGAGCGCGCCTTGGACCGGACCCTGGACGCCGTGGGTATGGCGGATCTGGCACACAAGCCCTTCTCGGCGATGTCCAAGGGGATGCGGCAGCGGCTCCGTCTGGCTCAGGCCCTGCTCCATGAACCCGGCTTCCTGGTGCTGGACGAACCCTTCAATGGTCTGGATCCCGCTGCCCGCCTCGAGCTGATGGCCATGCTGCGCCGCCTGGCCTCGGAGGGGTGCCGGATCCTGGTGTCCAGCCACATCCTGGGGGAGGTGGCCCAGCTGACGGACACCATCCTCCTCCTCTTCCGGGGGCGTCTCCTGGCGGAGGGGACCGTGGCCGAGATCCGGGCCCTCCTGGACCGGCATCCCGTGGAGCTCCGCATCGGCTCGAGCGATCCGCGGGGCGTGGCGCGCTGGGCCGTGGCGCAGCCAGGGCTGGTGGGGCTGCGTCTGGAGGAGGGGGCGGTGGTGCTCTCGGTCAGCTCTCCCCGTGACTTCCTGCCAGCCCTGCAGGAGGCCGTCTGTGCCGGAGGGCTCCCGGTGGGGGCCCTGAACCCCCTGGACATGGACCTGGACGCCGTCTTCCGCTACCTCGTCCGGGATCACGCCTGA
- a CDS encoding pitrilysin family protein: MAESLFCSTTPGGTQILIETLPQVKSCALGFWVKRGSCHEGPAQEGLAHFIEHTVFKGTERYPDPEALAEATDRLGGNVDAFTGKETACFYGKVLRDQLPELVAMLGDLVTTPCFDETELTRERGVILEEIAQSEDQPDDWVSELFYMNFWKGGALAHPILGTRESVASFGAAEARAFFGETYRAPNLLVSAAGDIDPGELTDLLAPILDRMPGGAPSPQVEPHVPKPFLLNVPRRELQQASLVLALPVCGHQGEDRMAVNLLSHVLGGGMSSRLFLELREKHALCYQVGSYLSHYRDSGALQVMASCAPGKARELVQRASAEMVRLARHGASADELERAKLQARTSLVFSQESSSARMFSLAHQTIHMDRLRSLDELLAEISAVTLEELNDAATRLLAPGTLAVTALGVRKGDEIRKADLG; encoded by the coding sequence ATGGCCGAATCGCTCTTCTGCTCCACCACCCCCGGGGGCACTCAGATCCTCATCGAAACCCTGCCCCAGGTAAAGAGCTGCGCCCTGGGCTTCTGGGTCAAGCGCGGCAGCTGCCATGAGGGGCCGGCCCAGGAGGGGCTGGCGCACTTCATTGAGCACACGGTCTTCAAGGGGACCGAACGCTATCCCGACCCTGAGGCCCTGGCAGAGGCCACGGATCGCCTGGGGGGGAATGTCGACGCCTTCACGGGCAAGGAGACGGCCTGTTTCTATGGCAAGGTTCTGAGGGACCAGCTGCCGGAGCTGGTGGCCATGCTGGGGGATCTGGTGACCACCCCCTGCTTCGATGAGACGGAGCTGACCCGGGAGAGGGGCGTGATCCTGGAGGAGATCGCCCAGAGCGAGGACCAGCCCGATGACTGGGTGAGCGAGCTCTTCTACATGAACTTCTGGAAGGGCGGGGCCCTGGCCCATCCCATCCTGGGCACCCGGGAGAGCGTGGCCTCCTTCGGGGCGGCGGAGGCCCGGGCCTTCTTCGGGGAGACCTACCGGGCGCCCAACCTGCTGGTGTCCGCTGCCGGGGACATCGACCCCGGCGAGCTGACCGACCTGTTGGCACCCATCCTGGATCGCATGCCCGGTGGGGCGCCCTCGCCCCAGGTGGAGCCCCATGTCCCCAAGCCCTTCCTGCTCAATGTGCCCCGCCGGGAGCTGCAGCAGGCCAGCCTGGTCCTGGCCCTGCCAGTATGCGGGCACCAGGGGGAGGACCGCATGGCGGTCAACCTTCTGAGCCATGTCCTGGGGGGGGGGATGTCCAGCCGCCTCTTCCTGGAGCTGCGGGAGAAGCACGCCCTCTGCTATCAGGTGGGGAGCTACCTGAGCCACTATCGGGACTCCGGGGCTCTCCAGGTCATGGCCAGCTGCGCTCCGGGCAAGGCCCGGGAGCTGGTGCAGCGGGCCTCGGCGGAGATGGTCCGGCTGGCCCGCCATGGCGCCAGTGCGGACGAGCTGGAGCGGGCCAAGCTCCAGGCCCGCACCAGCCTGGTCTTCAGTCAGGAGTCCAGCAGCGCCCGGATGTTCTCCCTGGCGCATCAGACCATCCACATGGACCGCCTGCGCAGCCTGGACGAGCTGCTTGCCGAGATCAGTGCCGTCACCCTCGAGGAGCTCAATGATGCGGCCACCCGGCTGCTGGCCCCCGGCACCCTGGCGGTGACGGCCCTGGGGGTGCGCAAGGGGGATGAGATCCGGAAGGCGGACCTGGGTTAG